In Providencia zhijiangensis, a single window of DNA contains:
- a CDS encoding Trm112 family protein has protein sequence MDHRLLEIVACPSCHGKLSYNKENLELICKFDHLAFPVRDGIPVLLENEARKVALDEGL, from the coding sequence ATGGATCACCGTTTACTTGAAATTGTTGCTTGCCCATCCTGTCACGGCAAACTAAGTTACAACAAAGAAAACCTCGAATTAATCTGCAAGTTTGATCATCTCGCCTTTCCTGTTCGCGATGGCATCCCCGTTTTACTTGAGAACGAAGCGCGTAAAGTTGCTTTAGACGAAGGACTGTAA
- the kdsB gene encoding 3-deoxy-manno-octulosonate cytidylyltransferase, producing the protein MFTVIIPARYASTRLPGKPLADIHGKPMVVRVMEQAIKSGASRVIIATDHPDVAAAVIAAGGEACMTNPDHQSGTERLAEVIDTYGFSDDEIIVNVQGDEPLIPPEIIRQVAHNLQGSQANMGTLAVPIHSAQEAFNPNAVKVVMDKDGYALYFSRATIPWDRDQFAKSKETIGDTFLRHIGIYAYRAGFIRRYIAWDASPLEKIEMLEQLRVLWYGEKIHVAVAEKAPGAGVDTPEDLELVRQEFQP; encoded by the coding sequence ATGTTTACCGTCATTATTCCTGCGCGTTACGCTTCAACACGATTACCGGGTAAGCCTTTAGCAGATATTCACGGTAAACCGATGGTTGTTCGAGTCATGGAGCAAGCGATTAAATCAGGTGCTAGCCGAGTCATTATTGCAACTGACCATCCAGATGTCGCTGCCGCGGTCATTGCAGCGGGAGGGGAAGCTTGTATGACTAACCCCGATCATCAATCTGGTACGGAACGTTTGGCTGAAGTGATTGACACTTACGGCTTTTCCGATGATGAAATTATTGTCAATGTGCAAGGTGATGAACCGCTGATCCCACCTGAAATTATTCGCCAAGTCGCTCATAATTTGCAAGGTAGTCAGGCAAATATGGGAACACTCGCCGTCCCCATTCATAGTGCACAAGAAGCCTTTAATCCGAATGCAGTGAAGGTGGTAATGGACAAAGACGGTTATGCGCTCTATTTTTCTCGAGCGACAATTCCGTGGGATAGAGACCAATTTGCAAAGAGCAAAGAGACTATTGGTGATACTTTCTTGCGTCACATTGGTATCTACGCTTATCGCGCGGGTTTTATTCGCCGTTATATCGCTTGGGATGCCAGCCCATTAGAGAAAATCGAGATGCTAGAGCAGCTTCGCGTGCTTTGGTATGGTGAAAAAATTCATGTGGCGGTTGCTGAAAAAGCACCAGGCGCAGGAGTGGATACACCAGAAGATCTTGAATTGGTAAGACAAGAATTTCAGCCATAA
- the elyC gene encoding envelope biogenesis factor ElyC, whose amino-acid sequence MLFLLKKYLGSLLMPLPLLLIIGVIGLILLWFTRWQKSGKSLVTLSLVIIALLGLQPISDRLLAPVEGPYDKRYELITTNPPKEIKYIVVLGGGFTYNPDWSPSSNLLSNSLPRVTEGVRLYLQHPGSKLIFTGGKASSPISSAEVASMVAQSLGVPATDTIPLTEPKDTQEEAYEVEKIIGKQPFLLVTSANHLPRAVKMFTSRGMQPYPAPANQLVITSDLNPWERYIPSAFYFSHSERAWYELIGSIWWHLKPDNTQTIEDNQAE is encoded by the coding sequence ATGTTATTTCTGCTTAAAAAATACCTTGGCTCGCTGTTAATGCCTCTGCCCTTATTATTGATTATTGGGGTAATTGGGCTGATTTTATTATGGTTTACCCGTTGGCAAAAAAGTGGAAAATCCTTAGTGACATTAAGCCTTGTTATCATCGCGCTATTAGGGCTACAACCTATTTCTGATAGGTTACTGGCGCCCGTTGAAGGCCCGTATGATAAACGTTATGAGCTTATCACCACCAATCCACCTAAAGAGATAAAGTATATTGTGGTTTTGGGAGGTGGATTTACCTATAACCCTGATTGGAGTCCTAGTTCGAATTTGCTCAGTAACAGCTTGCCTCGAGTCACTGAAGGGGTACGTCTTTATCTGCAACATCCAGGTAGCAAATTGATTTTTACTGGAGGTAAAGCCAGTAGCCCAATCAGTAGCGCTGAAGTCGCATCTATGGTCGCTCAATCTTTAGGGGTTCCAGCGACAGATACAATCCCGCTAACCGAACCGAAAGATACGCAAGAAGAGGCGTATGAAGTGGAAAAAATTATTGGTAAGCAGCCGTTCTTGTTAGTGACCTCAGCGAATCATTTACCCCGCGCGGTGAAAATGTTTACCAGTCGTGGAATGCAGCCTTATCCAGCGCCAGCCAATCAATTGGTGATCACCAGTGATTTGAATCCTTGGGAGCGTTACATTCCTTCCGCATTCTATTTTAGTCACAGCGAACGAGCATGGTATGAGCTCATTGGTTCAATTTGGTGGCACTTAAAGCCCGATAATACCCAGACAATTGAAGATAATCAGGCCGAGTAA
- the cmoM gene encoding tRNA uridine 5-oxyacetic acid(34) methyltransferase CmoM translates to MADRNFDDIVDKFAKNIYGTTKGKIREAVVWQDLTQLLETHFQGQTLRILDAGGGEGHFSRQLAAMGHQVILCDLSEEMLERASVLADEQGISENISFVHCAVQDIAQHLDEPVDFVLFHAVLEWISDQKYALEQLAEIIRPEGIFSVMFYNANGLVMRNAILGNFHLATPHIQRRRKRSLSPQNPLFPQQVDEWLIGCGMDILGKSGVRVFHDYLQSRQLQQKDFPALLALEQQYCREEPYISMGRYIHVMARKQTQKDDL, encoded by the coding sequence ATGGCAGACCGCAACTTTGATGATATTGTCGATAAATTTGCAAAAAATATTTATGGAACGACAAAAGGAAAAATTCGCGAAGCGGTAGTTTGGCAAGATCTTACCCAGTTACTGGAAACGCATTTTCAAGGCCAAACATTACGTATATTAGATGCGGGCGGCGGAGAAGGGCATTTTTCTCGTCAATTAGCCGCAATGGGTCATCAGGTTATTCTTTGCGATTTATCCGAAGAAATGTTAGAACGGGCATCGGTGCTTGCTGATGAACAAGGAATTAGCGAGAATATCAGCTTTGTTCACTGCGCCGTTCAAGATATCGCTCAACACCTTGATGAACCAGTTGATTTTGTCTTGTTTCATGCGGTACTTGAATGGATTAGCGACCAGAAATATGCATTAGAGCAATTGGCAGAGATTATCAGACCGGAAGGCATATTTTCTGTCATGTTCTATAATGCAAATGGCTTGGTGATGCGTAATGCAATTTTAGGTAATTTTCATCTCGCAACTCCTCATATCCAGCGTCGTCGCAAACGTTCATTATCGCCACAGAACCCGCTTTTCCCTCAACAGGTTGATGAGTGGCTTATTGGTTGTGGTATGGATATTTTAGGCAAAAGTGGCGTCAGAGTGTTCCATGATTATTTGCAAAGTAGACAATTACAACAAAAAGACTTTCCAGCGTTATTGGCGCTTGAACAACAATATTGTCGTGAAGAGCCCTATATCAGTATGGGGCGATATATTCATGTCATGGCACGCAAACAAACCCAAAAGGACGATTTATGA
- the mukF gene encoding chromosome partition protein MukF, which yields MSDFSQTVPELVSWARKNDFAISLPAERLAFLLAVAVLNSERVNGEMSEGELVDAFREVCKGFEQTTESLAVRANNAINDMVRQKIFNRFASDIVEGNAIYRLTPLGIGISDYYIRQREFSTLRLSMQLSIVAGELQRAAESAEEGGDEFYWHRHVFAPLKYSVAEIFDSIDLSQRIMDEQQNSVKDDIAALLNQDWQAAIANCEQLLSETSGTLRELQDTLEAAGDKLQANLLRIQEANMNAPQFSEMVDRLIFDLQNKLDRIVSWGQQSIDLWIGYDRHVHKFIRTAIDMDKNRIFSQRLRQSVQQYLDSPWALTYANADRLFDMRDEELALHDQEVMGELPPDLEFEEFSELNDQLAALIEAQLAFYKTDNKPLDVGHVLQSYLTQYPQKRHFDVARIIIDQAVKLGIAEADLAGLPAEWRAINDHGAKVQAHVIDKY from the coding sequence ATGAGTGATTTTTCCCAGACCGTCCCTGAACTCGTGTCTTGGGCACGAAAAAATGATTTTGCGATTTCCCTACCCGCAGAGCGCCTAGCATTTTTGCTGGCCGTCGCAGTACTTAACAGTGAGCGGGTTAACGGTGAAATGAGTGAAGGGGAGCTGGTGGATGCGTTTCGAGAAGTGTGCAAAGGCTTCGAACAAACCACCGAATCACTGGCAGTCAGAGCGAACAACGCCATCAATGACATGGTTCGCCAAAAAATATTTAACCGCTTTGCCAGCGACATTGTCGAAGGAAATGCGATTTATCGTCTAACGCCACTCGGTATTGGCATTAGTGATTACTATATTCGTCAACGCGAATTTTCGACATTAAGATTGTCGATGCAGTTATCGATTGTGGCGGGAGAGCTACAACGTGCAGCGGAATCAGCCGAAGAAGGTGGTGATGAATTTTATTGGCACCGTCATGTTTTTGCGCCATTAAAATATTCAGTCGCTGAAATTTTTGACAGTATTGACCTGTCACAGCGAATTATGGATGAGCAACAAAACAGCGTTAAAGATGATATTGCTGCACTGTTAAACCAAGACTGGCAGGCGGCAATTGCTAACTGTGAGCAGCTACTTTCTGAAACGTCCGGCACATTAAGAGAATTACAAGATACTTTAGAAGCGGCTGGCGATAAGCTACAGGCAAACTTACTACGTATTCAAGAAGCTAACATGAATGCGCCGCAGTTCTCGGAAATGGTCGACCGACTAATCTTTGATTTGCAAAACAAGCTAGACCGTATTGTGAGCTGGGGGCAGCAATCCATTGACTTATGGATTGGTTATGACCGACATGTTCACAAATTTATCCGTACAGCGATTGATATGGATAAAAACCGTATATTTTCCCAACGTTTACGTCAATCTGTACAGCAGTACCTCGATAGCCCTTGGGCACTCACCTATGCCAATGCGGATAGGCTTTTTGATATGCGTGATGAGGAGCTGGCACTTCATGATCAAGAGGTGATGGGGGAACTTCCACCTGATCTAGAATTTGAAGAGTTCAGTGAACTTAATGACCAATTAGCGGCGTTAATCGAAGCGCAACTTGCGTTCTATAAAACGGATAACAAACCGCTGGATGTCGGTCACGTATTACAGAGTTATCTGACGCAATACCCGCAGAAACGCCATTTTGACGTTGCGCGTATTATTATCGATCAGGCTGTAAAACTAGGTATCGCAGAGGCTGATCTGGCGGGATTACCGGCAGAATGGCGCGCTATTAATGATCACGGAGCCAAGGTACAGGCACATGTCATCGACAAATATTGA
- the mukE gene encoding chromosome partition protein MukE, giving the protein MSSTNIEQFMPVKLAQALANPIFPELDSQLRAGRHISIDDLDNHAFLMDFQESLEQFYARYNVELIRAPEGFFYLRPRSSTLIPRSVLSELDMMVGKILCYLYLSPERLTNQGVFTSQELFEELLSLADESKLLKFVNQRSTGSDLDKQKLQEKLRTSLNRLRRLGMVYFLQNDSSKFIINESVFRFGADVRSGDNPQEAQLRMIRDGEAVSLEGELSLRDSDEDETDESQDLADSEEDEQE; this is encoded by the coding sequence ATGTCATCGACAAATATTGAACAATTTATGCCAGTTAAACTGGCTCAAGCACTAGCTAACCCTATTTTTCCTGAGCTGGACAGCCAACTGCGTGCTGGTCGCCATATTAGTATTGATGACCTTGATAATCATGCATTTTTAATGGATTTTCAGGAATCGTTAGAGCAATTTTATGCTCGTTATAATGTTGAACTGATCCGGGCGCCAGAAGGCTTTTTCTATTTGCGTCCCCGCTCAAGCACCTTAATTCCCCGTTCTGTTTTGTCTGAACTGGACATGATGGTGGGTAAAATTCTGTGCTACCTCTATTTGAGTCCTGAGCGTCTAACCAACCAAGGGGTCTTTACCTCTCAAGAGCTGTTTGAAGAATTATTGTCGCTGGCCGACGAAAGCAAATTACTGAAATTTGTTAACCAACGCTCCACAGGTTCAGACCTCGATAAACAAAAATTACAGGAAAAGCTAAGAACCTCCTTAAACCGTTTACGTCGTTTAGGTATGGTCTATTTCCTGCAAAATGACTCCAGCAAATTTATTATTAATGAGTCTGTATTCCGCTTTGGTGCGGATGTGCGTAGTGGCGATAATCCACAAGAAGCACAATTACGCATGATCCGTGATGGTGAAGCGGTCTCTCTTGAAGGGGAATTATCGCTAAGAGACAGCGATGAAGACGAAACGGATGAGAGTCAAGATCTGGCTGACAGTGAAGAGGATGAACAAGAATGA
- the mukB gene encoding chromosome partition protein MukB produces the protein MIERGKFRSLTLVNWNGFFARTFDLDELVTTLSGGNGAGKSTTMAAFITAMIPDLTLLHFRNTTEAGATSGSRDKGLHGKLRPGVCYAVLDVLNSKHQRVMVGVRLQQVAGRDKKVDIKPFMIQGVPLATVPTEVLTEVFEGRQAKVIPLNDLKERVEKQEGIQFKQFNSITDYHSVLFELGVLPKRLRSAGDRSKYYRLIEASLYGGISSAITRSLRDYLLPENSGVRKAFQDMEAALRENRLTLEAIRVTQSDRDLFKHLISEATDYVSADYMRHSNERRIHLDAALAARNELYSNRKQLRVEQVRSVEMARELNEQNEASTEIEADYQAASDHLNLVQAALRHQEKIDRYQADIEELTYRLEEQSEVVAEATEKHEELDARAQAAEIEVDELKNQLADYQQALDVQQTRAIQYQQALHALNRARELCQLPDLTIENVDEWLETFEAKEQQATEALLALEQKMSVADAAHSQFEQAYQLVKTMLGDVSRGDAYTQARSLLRDWSSQQHLAERVQPLRMQLSELQQRLDSQRNAEKLLSEFCKRYGQSVEPDELDALMAELEILQEELSTGVNESGEKRMQMRQELEQIRQRISQLSAKAPAWIMAQEALTQLNEQSGETFENSTEVTEFMQQLLEQEREITVERDEVAAQRRDLDKQIERLSQPSGAEDGRMLALAERFNGVLLSEIYDDITIEDAAYFSALYGPARHGIVVQDLAVVREQLENLQDCPDDVYFIEGDPSSFDDSVFDAQEFENAVLVRSSERQWRYSRYPELPLFGRAARESHLESLSAERDELAERYATLSFDVQKIQRAHQAFSRFIGQHISVAFEADPEAEIRTLNQKRTELERGLNQFEEQTQQQRQQFAQGKENLLALNRLLPQVNLLMDETLVDRVEEIREELSEAEEAAHFINKHGNNLAKLEPIVTVLLSDPEQHDQLRKDYELAKHTQQNAKQQAFALVEVAQRRAHFSYSDSTGMVNENADLNEKLRQRLEHAEADRTRARELLRQQQAQSTQYHQVLASLRSSFDTKQEMLKELEAEMQEMGVKADPDAQERASIRRDELHQSVMANRSRINQLEKQLTLCEAEMDNLQKRLRKLEKDYYQIREQVVMAKAGWCAVMRLVKDNGVERRLHRRELAYTDGDSLRSMSDKALGALRLAVADNEHLRDVLRMSEDPKHPERKIQFFIAVYQHLRERIRQDIIRTDDPIDAIEQMEIELARLTEELTAREQKLAISSKSVANIIRKTIQREQNRIRMLNQGLQAVAFGQVKGVRLNVNIRESHALLLSVLSEESELHQDLFTSQRLTFSEAMAKLYQRLNPQMDMGQRLPQTIGEELLDYRNYLELEVEVNRGSDGWLKAESGALSTGEAIGTGMSILVMVVQSWEEEARRLRAKDIIPCRLLFLDEAARLDAKSIATLFELCDRLEMQLIIAAPENISPEKGTTYKLVRKVTGNTEHVHVVGLKGFGQDNPAPQALPQ, from the coding sequence ATGATTGAACGCGGAAAATTTCGCTCACTGACGCTGGTGAACTGGAACGGCTTTTTTGCTCGTACTTTTGACCTTGATGAATTAGTCACCACCCTGTCTGGGGGTAATGGTGCGGGTAAATCCACCACCATGGCGGCCTTTATTACCGCCATGATCCCTGACTTAACATTACTGCATTTCCGTAATACCACAGAAGCTGGGGCCACTTCAGGCTCCCGTGATAAAGGTCTACACGGAAAATTGCGTCCCGGTGTCTGTTATGCCGTGCTGGATGTCTTAAACTCTAAACATCAACGCGTTATGGTCGGTGTTCGCTTACAGCAAGTAGCAGGACGCGATAAAAAAGTCGATATCAAACCGTTTATGATCCAAGGCGTGCCATTAGCCACAGTGCCAACGGAAGTATTAACGGAAGTGTTTGAAGGGCGCCAAGCTAAGGTTATTCCGTTGAATGACCTGAAAGAGCGCGTAGAAAAACAAGAAGGCATCCAATTTAAGCAATTTAACTCGATCACGGACTACCACTCAGTATTATTTGAATTGGGTGTGCTGCCAAAACGTCTACGTTCAGCGGGCGACCGTAGTAAATATTATCGTTTGATTGAAGCCTCCTTATATGGTGGTATTTCCAGCGCGATCACTCGCTCACTGCGTGATTATTTATTACCGGAAAACAGTGGCGTACGTAAAGCATTCCAAGATATGGAAGCGGCATTACGTGAAAACCGTTTAACGCTGGAAGCCATCCGCGTAACACAATCTGACCGTGATTTATTCAAACATTTGATCAGCGAAGCCACAGACTATGTATCTGCGGACTATATGCGCCACTCAAATGAACGTCGAATTCACTTAGATGCGGCATTAGCCGCCCGTAACGAACTGTATAGCAACCGCAAACAGCTGCGCGTTGAACAAGTTCGTAGTGTGGAAATGGCGCGTGAATTAAATGAACAAAACGAAGCGTCGACGGAAATCGAAGCGGATTACCAAGCGGCAAGTGACCACTTAAATCTAGTGCAAGCGGCGTTACGTCATCAAGAAAAAATTGACCGCTACCAAGCCGATATTGAAGAGCTGACTTATCGTCTTGAAGAACAAAGCGAAGTCGTCGCGGAAGCCACAGAGAAACACGAAGAGCTTGATGCCCGTGCGCAAGCCGCTGAAATTGAAGTGGATGAGCTGAAAAACCAGCTTGCAGATTACCAGCAAGCGCTTGATGTACAGCAAACTCGTGCGATTCAATATCAACAAGCTCTTCATGCCTTAAACCGTGCTCGCGAACTCTGCCAATTGCCTGACCTTACCATTGAAAATGTCGATGAATGGCTGGAAACCTTTGAGGCCAAAGAGCAGCAAGCCACTGAAGCTTTACTCGCATTAGAGCAAAAAATGAGCGTGGCGGATGCAGCTCATAGCCAGTTTGAGCAAGCGTATCAGCTAGTTAAAACTATGTTAGGCGACGTAAGCCGTGGGGATGCGTATACACAAGCGCGTTCGTTACTGCGTGACTGGTCATCGCAACAACATTTAGCTGAGCGTGTTCAGCCACTGCGTATGCAATTATCTGAATTGCAACAGCGTTTAGATAGCCAGCGTAATGCCGAAAAATTACTGAGCGAATTCTGTAAACGTTATGGTCAAAGTGTTGAGCCCGATGAGCTTGACGCCTTGATGGCCGAGTTAGAAATTCTGCAAGAAGAGTTAAGTACTGGCGTTAATGAAAGTGGCGAAAAACGCATGCAAATGCGCCAAGAGTTGGAACAAATTCGTCAGCGTATCAGCCAGCTTTCCGCGAAAGCCCCTGCGTGGATTATGGCGCAAGAAGCACTGACTCAACTCAATGAACAATCGGGTGAAACTTTCGAAAATAGCACTGAAGTGACTGAGTTTATGCAGCAACTTCTTGAGCAAGAAAGGGAAATTACGGTTGAACGTGATGAAGTCGCAGCCCAACGTCGAGATCTTGATAAGCAAATCGAACGTTTAAGCCAGCCAAGTGGTGCCGAAGATGGGCGCATGCTGGCACTGGCAGAGCGCTTTAATGGCGTGCTGTTATCTGAAATCTACGACGATATTACTATTGAAGATGCGGCGTATTTCTCTGCGTTGTACGGTCCAGCGCGTCACGGTATTGTGGTACAAGATTTGGCTGTGGTTCGCGAGCAGCTAGAAAATTTACAAGATTGCCCTGATGATGTGTATTTTATCGAGGGGGATCCATCCTCATTTGATGACAGTGTTTTTGATGCTCAAGAGTTTGAAAATGCAGTATTAGTCCGTTCATCAGAGCGTCAGTGGCGTTATTCTCGCTACCCAGAATTACCGTTATTTGGTCGAGCTGCCCGTGAAAGCCATTTAGAGTCACTGAGTGCTGAGCGTGATGAATTGGCGGAGCGTTATGCGACCTTGTCATTTGACGTGCAAAAAATTCAGCGTGCTCATCAAGCATTTAGCCGCTTTATTGGTCAGCATATTTCAGTGGCATTTGAAGCGGATCCTGAAGCTGAAATTCGTACATTAAATCAAAAACGTACTGAATTAGAGCGTGGACTGAACCAATTTGAAGAGCAGACCCAGCAACAGCGCCAACAGTTCGCTCAAGGCAAAGAAAACTTACTGGCATTAAACCGTTTATTGCCGCAAGTGAATTTGTTGATGGATGAAACGCTGGTGGATCGCGTTGAAGAGATCCGCGAAGAACTTTCAGAAGCTGAAGAAGCGGCACATTTCATCAATAAACACGGTAATAATCTGGCGAAGTTAGAGCCGATTGTGACGGTATTACTCAGTGATCCTGAGCAACATGATCAGCTGCGTAAAGATTATGAATTGGCGAAACATACCCAGCAAAATGCGAAGCAACAAGCATTTGCCTTGGTGGAAGTGGCTCAACGTCGCGCGCACTTTAGCTACAGTGATTCGACGGGGATGGTCAATGAAAATGCGGACTTGAATGAAAAACTGCGCCAGCGTTTAGAACATGCAGAAGCAGATAGAACTCGTGCCCGTGAGCTATTGCGTCAGCAACAAGCGCAAAGCACGCAATATCACCAAGTTCTGGCATCGCTGCGCAGTTCATTCGACACCAAGCAAGAGATGTTGAAAGAACTTGAAGCAGAAATGCAGGAAATGGGTGTGAAAGCGGATCCTGATGCGCAAGAGCGTGCCAGCATTCGTCGTGATGAATTACATCAATCTGTTATGGCAAACCGTAGCCGCATTAACCAGTTAGAAAAACAACTGACGTTATGTGAAGCGGAAATGGATAACTTGCAAAAACGCCTGCGTAAGCTGGAAAAAGATTATTACCAAATCCGTGAGCAAGTTGTGATGGCGAAAGCAGGTTGGTGTGCGGTGATGCGCTTGGTAAAAGATAATGGCGTTGAGCGTCGTCTGCATCGTCGCGAATTGGCTTATACCGATGGTGATAGTTTACGTTCGATGTCGGATAAGGCGTTAGGAGCGTTGCGTTTAGCGGTAGCAGATAACGAACATCTTCGTGATGTACTGCGTATGTCCGAAGATCCTAAACATCCTGAACGTAAAATTCAGTTCTTTATCGCAGTTTACCAACATCTGCGTGAGCGTATTCGCCAAGATATTATTCGAACCGATGATCCAATCGATGCGATTGAGCAGATGGAAATTGAGTTAGCGCGTCTGACTGAAGAGTTAACTGCCCGTGAGCAAAAACTGGCAATTAGCTCGAAGAGCGTGGCGAACATCATTCGTAAAACTATCCAGCGTGAGCAAAACCGTATTCGTATGCTGAACCAAGGCTTACAAGCGGTGGCATTTGGTCAGGTTAAAGGGGTTCGACTGAATGTGAATATTCGCGAAAGTCACGCCTTATTGTTGAGTGTGCTATCCGAAGAGAGCGAACTGCACCAAGACCTGTTTACGAGTCAACGTTTAACCTTCTCTGAAGCGATGGCGAAACTGTATCAACGCCTGAACCCACAAATGGATATGGGGCAGCGTCTGCCGCAAACCATTGGTGAAGAACTGTTAGATTACCGTAACTACTTAGAGTTAGAAGTTGAAGTTAACCGTGGCTCCGATGGTTGGTTAAAAGCAGAAAGTGGCGCGTTGTCAACAGGTGAAGCGATTGGTACGGGGATGTCTATCTTAGTAATGGTCGTCCAGAGCTGGGAGGAAGAAGCCCGCCGACTGCGTGCGAAAGATATCATTCCATGTCGCTTGCTGTTCTTGGATGAAGCGGCGCGTTTGGATGCCAAATCTATCGCGACTCTGTTCGAATTATGTGACCGACTGGAAATGCAGCTAATCATTGCAGCGCCGGAAAACATTAGCCCAGAGAAAGGAACCACATATAAACTGGTGCGTAAAGTGACCGGTAATACAGAACATGTTCACGTCGTTGGGTTGAAAGGTTTTGGTCAGGATAATCCTGCTCCGCAAGCATTACCTCAATAA
- a CDS encoding Contact-dependent inhibition of growth factor CdiA, protein MLYTDTMVVTASPLPPRDNYGWDEWNSSFGGHSMDNRGDLEAYFHVLIDESLFFEYGPEYDILEVDESIFANSKDSEEKRIRMQTKLKEHIEKQKLMLERLEDTEEWKFLEDPEKSPYIQYTSDRNGIEEKKYNTTDYKDYLISDKFDDSRDNKGDFFDTSARENLLQIQQAHSDLTHAIKVNENNLSRIEIAQSSVFSLPVRRVPVLPNGDNSDFESKNNSNLGQALENKFKAAGDKLAETFECTFGFACASDLDKAAKNPNLGKDLSNSDKVELGGTSSGAPNGWGPQDEEKFRNNPEQTVFTEDYLISSANKPINNQGLSAAARAWEKHAGRPNGIFDPLAGNPIQKNAVAEQFIKSVLRDPLRVKNNLSGGAFEYRLPNGKGIRYNADGSFNTVLDPKVKK, encoded by the coding sequence ATGCTTTATACAGATACGATGGTTGTTACAGCTTCACCTCTACCTCCTAGAGATAATTATGGTTGGGATGAATGGAACAGTAGTTTTGGTGGGCACAGTATGGATAACCGTGGTGACTTAGAGGCTTATTTTCATGTACTAATAGATGAAAGTCTTTTTTTTGAATATGGACCAGAATACGATATTTTGGAGGTTGATGAATCGATTTTTGCTAATTCAAAAGATTCAGAAGAAAAAAGAATAAGGATGCAAACAAAGCTAAAAGAACATATTGAAAAACAAAAATTAATGCTAGAGCGTCTCGAAGATACAGAGGAATGGAAGTTTCTTGAGGATCCTGAAAAAAGCCCTTATATACAATACACTAGTGATCGTAATGGAATTGAAGAAAAAAAGTATAATACGACAGACTATAAAGACTATCTTATAAGTGATAAGTTTGATGATTCTAGGGATAATAAGGGAGATTTCTTTGATACCTCAGCAAGAGAGAATTTACTTCAAATTCAGCAAGCACATAGTGATCTGACTCATGCAATTAAGGTAAATGAAAATAATCTGAGTAGAATAGAAATTGCACAGAGCAGTGTTTTTTCTCTCCCAGTTCGAAGAGTTCCAGTATTACCAAATGGAGATAACTCCGATTTTGAATCAAAAAATAATAGCAATCTTGGTCAGGCACTTGAAAATAAATTTAAGGCTGCTGGCGATAAACTAGCAGAAACATTTGAATGCACCTTTGGATTTGCTTGCGCATCTGATTTAGATAAAGCAGCTAAAAATCCTAATCTTGGAAAAGATCTTTCGAATTCAGATAAAGTTGAATTAGGTGGTACTAGTTCGGGGGCGCCTAATGGCTGGGGGCCTCAAGATGAAGAAAAGTTTAGAAATAATCCCGAGCAGACTGTATTTACAGAAGATTATTTGATTTCATCTGCTAATAAGCCTATTAATAATCAAGGCCTATCAGCGGCAGCACGAGCGTGGGAAAAGCATGCAGGAAGACCTAATGGTATATTTGATCCATTAGCCGGTAATCCAATACAGAAAAATGCTGTGGCAGAGCAATTCATAAAAAGTGTACTGAGAGATCCACTGCGAGTGAAAAATAATTTATCTGGTGGTGCATTTGAGTATCGTTTACCTAATGGAAAAGGTATTCGTTATAATGCAGATGGTTCATTTAATACAGTATTAGACCCAAAGGTAAAAAAATGA